The Cyprinus carpio isolate SPL01 chromosome A9, ASM1834038v1, whole genome shotgun sequence genome window below encodes:
- the LOC109084615 gene encoding OX-2 membrane glycoprotein-like has product LFFTQYLFYYSFYFAFLFKIKLYKVGNLITCLFFHFAAYLSEIIARGHTVVEFGQDASFSCTLSDASGVKQVTWQRVRDQEPIQTLATFSEFFKQQVDDQYVGKVTFTAASVNSTSIEIKNATFEDEACYICSFKVYPFQTKRQTLCLAVKGISEITASVNPALSSDPDVVVSCSATGKPTPTIHWKSAEKELDNFSSNFTTLNKDSSTTITSDLTLPLSQFHGEYVECVAQSDSMEKSSQISLPKVHYKGNRFNMDAGLE; this is encoded by the exons TTATTTTTTactcaatatttattttactattccTTCTATTTCGCATTTCTTTTCAAGATAAAACTGTATAAAGTTGGTAACCTaataacttgtttgttttttcatttcgcagcttatctttcagaaattataGCACGAGGACACACAGTTGTTGAGTTTGGTCAGGATGCTTCATTCTCTTGTACGCTGTCAGACGCGTCTGGCGTCAAACAAGTCACCTGGCAGCGGGTGCGAGACCAGGAACCGATACAAACTCTGGCTACATTCAGCGAGTTCTTCAAGCAACAAGTGGATGATCAATATGTCGGAAAAGTCACTTTCACCGCGGCTTCAGTTAATTCAACGTCCATTGAGATCAAAAACGCAACATTTGAAGATGAGGCTTGCTACATTTGTTCCTTCAAAGTGTATCCATTCCAAACTAAACGACAAACTTTGTGCCTCGCTGTTAAAG GTATTTCAGAAATAACAGCATCAGTGAATCCTGCACTCAGTTCTGATCCAGATGTTGTAGTCTCATGTTCAGCCACTGGTAAACCGACTCCAACTATCCACTGGAAATCTGCAGAGAAAGAGCTGGACAACTTTTCGAGTAATTTTACAACTCTCAACAAAGACAGCTCAACCACCATCACAAGCGACCTCACGCTTCCACTGTCACAGTTTCATGGGGAGTACGTGGAATGTGTGGCCCAGAGTGACAGCATGGAGAAGAGCAGCCAAATCAGTTTGCCTAAAGTACATTATAAAGGTAACAGGTTCAACATGGACGCCGGCCTTGAATAG